DNA from Chryseomicrobium sp. FSL W7-1435:
TCTAAAGGTCTTACTTGAGTTAGAGCATAGCCAAGACTAGGCGACAAATAATCTGTCCAAGAACGAAACGTCTTTGGGAAAAAGTGAGTTTCCGATAATTCATACAAACGAGTCAGCTCTTTTAACAGGGAGTAGTAGTTTTTAGCTCCAAGTGAGTCTACTTTTTCAAGCTGTTCTACCATATATTCTTTGTTGCGACTGAAGACAAGTGAAGTTCCGTCCGAAAAGTAGTTGGTCGTGTGGTGCTTGAGTGGAATAAAAGTTAAGTACTCTTCTGCACGGCGACCAGTTTGCTCGATTACCTGTTTAAACACATGAGGCATCGTGATGGTATTGGGTCCAAAGTCAAACCCGTAAGTCTGAAGCTGCACAGGCATCAGTTTGCCGCCGATATGAGCGTTCTTTTCAAACACGTCTACTTCATATCCCGCATTTGCAAGTGTAATAGCAGCCGATAGCCCTCCAAGGCCAGCCCCAATAATGGCAACACGCTTCATCCATAAAACCTACCTTTCCATTCAACTTGCTGTCCTTGCAACGATTGTCTCATAGCGTTCCCTAACAGTAATACGAGTGCTAAAGCGGACGCAGGAAGTAGAAATGCCAAGAACAGGGGTTCACGTGTTGTACGGTAAACTATCAATGCCTGTAGCGTAATCAGAGCATAAGGAACTAGCCATAATGGTTGATCTAAAAAGAGAGCAAGTACTAGAAGTATCGCTGGAAACACGTACATCGTTACATAAAAAATAATAACTAGTGTCGCCATACCCACAGACCGACCTAATCCATTGTATATGTTCTTTGAGAAGCCCTTCCAAACACCTTCATTTGTCTCGTACATCGTACAACTACAAAATTCAGTGATGTTCGCCAGCCACATTTTGTATCCATTTGCTTTCATTCGTTTCGAGATAGCGACATCCTCTACGATTTCACTGTGCACCGATTCATGCCCACCTATCGCTTCATACGCGGTTCTTTCAAAAAACATGAAGCCCCCATGCGCAGCAGTTGCAGCTGGCCATTTGGTCCAGTTGGCTAAAGCAATCGGCAGATGAAACAGGACAATGAAATGCTGCATAGGAACTAGGAGCTGATTCAGCCATGTAGGCAAGAGGAAGCGCGAAAATCCAGATAATAAGAAAAGTTTATGGCGTTGCATAAAGGCTAATGCTGTCTCTACAGCGGCTGGTTCAATTCTCACATCGGCATCAATATAGAGTAAATACTCACCCTTTGCTTGTTGTCCAAGTTGATGACACGCATAGACTTTTCCAATCCATCCCTCAGGTTTCTCAGAGCCCGTCACTATACGAAATCGATTGTCTCCATAAGTGGCTAAATTCAAAGCATCCCGTGTACCGTCCGTCGATTCATCGTCTAAAATAAGGACTTCAAAATTTGGGTATGTCTGTTTCTTTAAGGAACTGACCATTCCCTTTACATTCATTTGTTCGTTACGCATAGGAACCAAAATTGAAACTAGTGGCTCCCCTACCACTCTCATTCCCCGTTTTAAGCTTGGCAATAGGAGACTATGGAGAAACGTGATTGCCACAAAGATACTAAGTATAGCAATAAACCACAA
Protein-coding regions in this window:
- a CDS encoding glycosyltransferase, which translates into the protein MVWELWFIAILSIFVAITFLHSLLLPSLKRGMRVVGEPLVSILVPMRNEQMNVKGMVSSLKKQTYPNFEVLILDDESTDGTRDALNLATYGDNRFRIVTGSEKPEGWIGKVYACHQLGQQAKGEYLLYIDADVRIEPAAVETALAFMQRHKLFLLSGFSRFLLPTWLNQLLVPMQHFIVLFHLPIALANWTKWPAATAAHGGFMFFERTAYEAIGGHESVHSEIVEDVAISKRMKANGYKMWLANITEFCSCTMYETNEGVWKGFSKNIYNGLGRSVGMATLVIIFYVTMYVFPAILLVLALFLDQPLWLVPYALITLQALIVYRTTREPLFLAFLLPASALALVLLLGNAMRQSLQGQQVEWKGRFYG